The following proteins are encoded in a genomic region of Brachypodium distachyon strain Bd21 chromosome 1, Brachypodium_distachyon_v3.0, whole genome shotgun sequence:
- the LOC100830594 gene encoding probable esterase D14L — protein sequence MGIVEEAHNLRVVGEGKRGVIVLAHGFGTDQSVWKHLVPHLVADYRVVLFDTMGAGPTNPDYFDFARYATLEGYALDLLAILQELGVASCIYVGHSVSAVIGVLASISRPDLFSKLVLLSASPRYLNDVDYYGGFEQEELDELFEAIRSNYKAWCSGFAPLCVGGDLESVAVQEFSRTLFNIRPDIALSVAQTIFQSDVRSLLSLVTVPCHIVQSTKDLAVPVVVSEYLHKHLGGDSIVEVMPSEGHLPQLSSPDIVTPVLLRHIQHDIAF from the exons ATGGGGATCGTGGAGGAGGCGCACAACCTGCGGGTGGTCGGGGAGGGGAAGCGCGGGGTGATCGTCCTCGCGCACGGCTTCGGCACGGACCAGTCCGTGTGGAAGCACCTGGTGCCGCACCTCGTCGCCGACTACCGCGTCGTCCTCTTCGACACCATGGGCGCCGGCCCGACCAACCCGGACTACTTCGACTTCGCCCGCTACGCCACCCTCGAGGGCTACGCGCTCGACCTCCTCGCCATCCTCCAGGAGCTCGGGGTCGCCTCCTGCATCTACGTCGGACACTCCGTCTCCGCCGTCATCGGCGTGCTCGCCTCCATATCCCGCCCCGACCTCTTCTCCAAGCTCGTGCTCCTGTCCGCCTCTCCCAG GTACCTCAATGATGTGGACTACTATGGGGGCTTTGAGCAGGAGGAACTTGATGAGCTCTTTGAAGCAATTAGATCAAACTATAAAGCCTGGTGCTCAGGTTTTGCGCCACTCTGTGTCGGAGGCGACTTGGAATCAGTGGCAGTCCAGGAGTTCAGCCGAACTCTCTTCAACATCCGTCCAGACATTGCCCTGAGTGTTGCCCAGACGATCTTCCAGAGCGATGTTCGCagcctcctctccctcgtcaCGGTTCCATGCCACATTGTTCAGAGCACCAAAGACCTTGCAGTCCCAGTTGTGGTGTCAGAGTATCTTCACAAGCATCTTGGCGGTGACTCCATCGTTGAGGTGATGCCCTCCGAGGGACATTTACCACAGCTTAGTTCACCAGACATCGTCACCCCTGTCTTGCTCCGACACATCCAGCATGACATTGCATTCTAG